Proteins encoded in a region of the Leopardus geoffroyi isolate Oge1 chromosome E2, O.geoffroyi_Oge1_pat1.0, whole genome shotgun sequence genome:
- the PRMT7 gene encoding protein arginine N-methyltransferase 7 isoform X4: protein MKVFCGRANPTTGSVEWLEEDEHYDYHQEIARSSYADMLHDKDRNIKYYQGIRAAVSRVKDRGQKALVLDIGTGTGLLSMMAVTAGADFCYAIEVFKPMADAAVKIVEKNGFSDKIKIINKHSTEVTMGPDGDMPCRANILITELFDTELIGEGALPSYEHAHRHLVQENCEAVPHRATVYAQLVESRRMWSWNKLFPIPVHTSCGEQVIVPPLELERCPGAPSVYDIQLNQVSSADFTVLSDVLPMFSVDFSKQVSSSAACHSRQFEPLASGQAQVVLSWWDIEMDPEGKIKCSMAPFWAHSDPEELQWRDHWMQCVYFLPQEEPVVQGSSIYLVAHHDDYCVWYSLQRTSPEKDRRVYPARPVCDCQAHLLWNRPRFGEINDQDRTDQYIQALRTVLKPDSVCLCVSDGSLLSLLAHHLGAEQVFTVESSAASHRLMKKCPGSQHSQADLTDWFHDGISSLGHRLVLISFLKETTRTTSLLLSPADTSIFKANHLEDKINIIEKRPELLTSADLEGKKISLLLGEPFFTTSLLPWHNLYFWYVRTAVDQHLGPGAVVMPQTASLHTVVVEFRDLWRIRSPCGDCEGFDVHIMDDMIKRALDFRESKEAEPHPLWEYPCRCLSEPQQILTFDFRQPVPPHLIHAEGSIELRRPGRSHGAVLWMEYHLTPDSTVSTGLLKSAEDKGDCCWNPHCKQAVYFFTTADPRAPLGGPQTVSYTVDFHPHTGDITMDFSLSDTLDDGQ, encoded by the exons atcCTCCTATGCTGATATGTTACATGACAAAGACAGA aatataaaatattatcagGGTATCCGGGCTGCTGTGAGCAGGGTGAAGGACAGAGGACAGAAGGCTTTGGTTCTTGACATTGGCACTGGCACGGGACTCTTGTCAATGATGGCGGTCACAGCAGGGGCTGACTTCTGCTATGCCATTGAG GTTTTCAAGCCTATGGCTGATGCTGCTGTAAAGATTGTGGAGAAAAATGGCTTCAGTGATAAGATTAAGATTATTAACAAGCATTCCACTGAGGTGACGATGGGGCCAG ATGGTGACATGCCATGCCGTGCCAATATCCTGATAACGGAGTTGTTTGATACGGAACTGATTGGAGAGGGAGCGCTGCCTTCCTATGAACATGCACACAGGCATCTCGTGCAG GAAAACTGTGAGGCAGTGCCTCACAGAGCAACTGTCTATGCTCAGCTAGTGGAGTCCAGGAGGATGTGGTCGTGGAATAAGCTCTTTCCTATCCCTGTGCATACCAGCTGTGGAGAGCAGGTCATCGTCCCCCCCTTGGAACTGGAGAGGTGCCCTGGTGCACCCTCTGTCTATGACATTCAGCTGAATCAGGTGTCATCCGCTGACTTCACTGTCCTCAGTGATGTGCTGCCTATGTTCAG TGTGGACTTCAGCAAGCAAGTCAGTAGCTCAGCAGCCTGCCACAGCCGGCAGTTTGAACCTCTGGCATCTGGTCAAGCTCAGGTGGTTCTCTCTTGGTGGGACATTGAAATGGACCCTGAGGGGAAGATTAAGTGCAGCATGGCCCCCTTCTGGGCACACTCAGACCCAGAGGAGCTACAG TGGCGGGACCACTGGATGCAGTGTGTGTACTTCCTGCCACAAGAAGAGCCTGTTGTCCAAGGCTCAAGCATCTACCTGGTAGCGCACCATGATGACTATTGTGTATGGTACAGCCTCCAGAGGACCAG CCCTGAAAAGGACAGGAGAGTCTATCCAGCACGCCCCGTGTGTGACTGCCAAGCTCACCTGCTCTGGAACCGGCCTCGGTTTGGAGAGATCAACGATCAGGACAGAACTGATCAATACATCCAGGCTCTGCGGACA GTGCTGAAGCCAGACAGTGTCTGCCTGTGTGTCAGTGACGGCAGTCTGCTCTCCTTGTTGGCCCATCACCTTGGGGCAGAGCAG GTATTTACAGTAGAGAGCTCAGCAGCTTCTCATAGACTGATGAAAAAA TGCCCAGGGAGTCAACACTCACAAGCTGACCTGACTGATTGGTTCCATGATGGTATTTCTTCCCTTGGCCATCGATTGGTTTTGATTTCCTTTCTGAAGGAAACTACCAGAACTACAAGCCTATTGCTAAGTCCTGCTGATACGTCT aTTTTCAAGGCTAATCActtggaagataaaattaatataatagagAAACGGCCTGAATTGTTAACATCTGCAGACTTGGAGGGTAAAAAG ATCTCTCTCCTCCTGGGTGAACCATTCTTCACGACCAGCCTGCTGCCCTGGCACAACCTGTACTTCTGGTATGTGCGGACTGCCGTGGACCAGCATCTGGGGCCTGGTGCTGTGGTGATGCCCCAGACTGCCTCGCTGCACACTGTGGTCGTGGAGTTCAGG GACCTATGGCGGATCCGGAGTCCCTGTGGTGACTGCGAAGGCTTTGACGTACACATCATGGATGACATGATTAAG cgTGCCCTGGACTTCAGGGAGAGCAAGGAGGCCGAACCCCACCCGCTGTGGGAGTACCCATGCCGCTGTCTGTCTGAGCCCCAGCAGATCCTGACCTTTGATTTTCGGCAGCCAGTACCCCCACACCTGATCCATGCTGAGGGCTCCATTGAGCTGAGGAG GCCTGGGAGGAGCCATGGGGCCGTCCTGTGGATGgaataccacctcacgccggatAGCACTGTCAGCACTGGCCTCCTGAAGTCTGCAGAGGACAAG GGGGACTGTTGCTGGAACCCCCACTGCAAGCAGGCAGTGTACTTCTTCACCACGGCGGACCCCAGAGCGCCACTGGGTGGCCCTCAGACTGTCAGTTACACCGTGGATTTCCACCCCCACACTGGAGACATCACCATGGATTTCTCACTCTCAGACACCCTGGACGATGGGCAGTGA
- the PRMT7 gene encoding protein arginine N-methyltransferase 7 isoform X11 has protein sequence MKVFCGRANPTTGSVEWLEEDEHYDYHQEIARSSYADMLHDKDRNIKYYQGIRAAVSRVKDRGQKALVLDIGTGTGLLSMMAVTAGADFCYAIEVFKPMADAAVKIVEKNGFSDKIKIINKHSTEVTMGPDGDMPCRANILITELFDTELIGEGALPSYEHAHRHLVQENCEAVPHRATVYAQLVESRRMWSWNKLFPIPVHTSCGEQVIVPPLELERCPGAPSVYDIQLNQVSSADFTVLSDVLPMFSVDFSKQVSSSAACHSRQFEPLASGQAQVVLSWWDIEMDPEGKIKCSMAPFWAHSDPEELQWRDHWMQCVYFLPQEEPVVQGSSIYLVAHHDDYCVWYSLQRTSPEKDRRVYPARPVCDCQAHLLWNRPRFGEINDQDRTDQYIQALRTVLKPDSVCLCVSDGSLLSLLAHHLGAEQVFTVESSAASHRLMKKISLLLGEPFFTTSLLPWHNLYFWYVRTAVDQHLGPGAVVMPQTASLHTVVVEFRDLWRIRSPCGDCEGFDVHIMDDMIKRALDFRESKEAEPHPLWEYPCRCLSEPQQILTFDFRQPVPPHLIHAEGSIELRRPGRSHGAVLWMEYHLTPDSTVSTGLLKSAEDKGDCCWNPHCKQAVYFFTTADPRAPLGGPQTVSYTVDFHPHTGDITMDFSLSDTLDDGQ, from the exons atcCTCCTATGCTGATATGTTACATGACAAAGACAGA aatataaaatattatcagGGTATCCGGGCTGCTGTGAGCAGGGTGAAGGACAGAGGACAGAAGGCTTTGGTTCTTGACATTGGCACTGGCACGGGACTCTTGTCAATGATGGCGGTCACAGCAGGGGCTGACTTCTGCTATGCCATTGAG GTTTTCAAGCCTATGGCTGATGCTGCTGTAAAGATTGTGGAGAAAAATGGCTTCAGTGATAAGATTAAGATTATTAACAAGCATTCCACTGAGGTGACGATGGGGCCAG ATGGTGACATGCCATGCCGTGCCAATATCCTGATAACGGAGTTGTTTGATACGGAACTGATTGGAGAGGGAGCGCTGCCTTCCTATGAACATGCACACAGGCATCTCGTGCAG GAAAACTGTGAGGCAGTGCCTCACAGAGCAACTGTCTATGCTCAGCTAGTGGAGTCCAGGAGGATGTGGTCGTGGAATAAGCTCTTTCCTATCCCTGTGCATACCAGCTGTGGAGAGCAGGTCATCGTCCCCCCCTTGGAACTGGAGAGGTGCCCTGGTGCACCCTCTGTCTATGACATTCAGCTGAATCAGGTGTCATCCGCTGACTTCACTGTCCTCAGTGATGTGCTGCCTATGTTCAG TGTGGACTTCAGCAAGCAAGTCAGTAGCTCAGCAGCCTGCCACAGCCGGCAGTTTGAACCTCTGGCATCTGGTCAAGCTCAGGTGGTTCTCTCTTGGTGGGACATTGAAATGGACCCTGAGGGGAAGATTAAGTGCAGCATGGCCCCCTTCTGGGCACACTCAGACCCAGAGGAGCTACAG TGGCGGGACCACTGGATGCAGTGTGTGTACTTCCTGCCACAAGAAGAGCCTGTTGTCCAAGGCTCAAGCATCTACCTGGTAGCGCACCATGATGACTATTGTGTATGGTACAGCCTCCAGAGGACCAG CCCTGAAAAGGACAGGAGAGTCTATCCAGCACGCCCCGTGTGTGACTGCCAAGCTCACCTGCTCTGGAACCGGCCTCGGTTTGGAGAGATCAACGATCAGGACAGAACTGATCAATACATCCAGGCTCTGCGGACA GTGCTGAAGCCAGACAGTGTCTGCCTGTGTGTCAGTGACGGCAGTCTGCTCTCCTTGTTGGCCCATCACCTTGGGGCAGAGCAG GTATTTACAGTAGAGAGCTCAGCAGCTTCTCATAGACTGATGAAAAAA ATCTCTCTCCTCCTGGGTGAACCATTCTTCACGACCAGCCTGCTGCCCTGGCACAACCTGTACTTCTGGTATGTGCGGACTGCCGTGGACCAGCATCTGGGGCCTGGTGCTGTGGTGATGCCCCAGACTGCCTCGCTGCACACTGTGGTCGTGGAGTTCAGG GACCTATGGCGGATCCGGAGTCCCTGTGGTGACTGCGAAGGCTTTGACGTACACATCATGGATGACATGATTAAG cgTGCCCTGGACTTCAGGGAGAGCAAGGAGGCCGAACCCCACCCGCTGTGGGAGTACCCATGCCGCTGTCTGTCTGAGCCCCAGCAGATCCTGACCTTTGATTTTCGGCAGCCAGTACCCCCACACCTGATCCATGCTGAGGGCTCCATTGAGCTGAGGAG GCCTGGGAGGAGCCATGGGGCCGTCCTGTGGATGgaataccacctcacgccggatAGCACTGTCAGCACTGGCCTCCTGAAGTCTGCAGAGGACAAG GGGGACTGTTGCTGGAACCCCCACTGCAAGCAGGCAGTGTACTTCTTCACCACGGCGGACCCCAGAGCGCCACTGGGTGGCCCTCAGACTGTCAGTTACACCGTGGATTTCCACCCCCACACTGGAGACATCACCATGGATTTCTCACTCTCAGACACCCTGGACGATGGGCAGTGA
- the PRMT7 gene encoding protein arginine N-methyltransferase 7 isoform X1: MKVFCGRANPTTGSVEWLEEDEHYDYHQEIARSSYADMLHDKDRNIKYYQGIRAAVSRVKDRGQKALVLDIGTGTGLLSMMAVTAGADFCYAIEVFKPMADAAVKIVEKNGFSDKIKIINKHSTEVTMGPDGDMPCRANILITELFDTELIGEGALPSYEHAHRHLVQENCEAVPHRATVYAQLVESRRMWSWNKLFPIPVHTSCGEQVIVPPLELERCPGAPSVYDIQLNQVSSADFTVLSDVLPMFSVDFSKQVSSSAACHSRQFEPLASGQAQVVLSWWDIEMDPEGKIKCSMAPFWAHSDPEELQWRDHWMQCVYFLPQEEPVVQGSSIYLVAHHDDYCVWYSLQRTSPEKDRRVYPARPVCDCQAHLLWNRPRFGEINDQDRTDQYIQALRTVLKPDSVCLCVSDGSLLSLLAHHLGAEQVFTVESSAASHRLMKKCPGSQHSQADLTDWFHDGISSLGHRLVLISFLKETTRTTSLLLSPADTSIFKANHLEDKINIIEKRPELLTSADLEGKKISLLLGEPFFTTSLLPWHNLYFWYVRTAVDQHLGPGAVVMPQTASLHTVVVEFRDLWRIRSPCGDCEGFDVHIMDDMIKATGSGSVSAHCHLPFPSQRALDFRESKEAEPHPLWEYPCRCLSEPQQILTFDFRQPVPPHLIHAEGSIELRRPGRSHGAVLWMEYHLTPDSTVSTGLLKSAEDKVVLCTGTVAGTPTASRQCTSSPRRTPERHWVALRLSVTPWISTPTLETSPWISHSQTPWTMGSDPHLLRNKVA; the protein is encoded by the exons atcCTCCTATGCTGATATGTTACATGACAAAGACAGA aatataaaatattatcagGGTATCCGGGCTGCTGTGAGCAGGGTGAAGGACAGAGGACAGAAGGCTTTGGTTCTTGACATTGGCACTGGCACGGGACTCTTGTCAATGATGGCGGTCACAGCAGGGGCTGACTTCTGCTATGCCATTGAG GTTTTCAAGCCTATGGCTGATGCTGCTGTAAAGATTGTGGAGAAAAATGGCTTCAGTGATAAGATTAAGATTATTAACAAGCATTCCACTGAGGTGACGATGGGGCCAG ATGGTGACATGCCATGCCGTGCCAATATCCTGATAACGGAGTTGTTTGATACGGAACTGATTGGAGAGGGAGCGCTGCCTTCCTATGAACATGCACACAGGCATCTCGTGCAG GAAAACTGTGAGGCAGTGCCTCACAGAGCAACTGTCTATGCTCAGCTAGTGGAGTCCAGGAGGATGTGGTCGTGGAATAAGCTCTTTCCTATCCCTGTGCATACCAGCTGTGGAGAGCAGGTCATCGTCCCCCCCTTGGAACTGGAGAGGTGCCCTGGTGCACCCTCTGTCTATGACATTCAGCTGAATCAGGTGTCATCCGCTGACTTCACTGTCCTCAGTGATGTGCTGCCTATGTTCAG TGTGGACTTCAGCAAGCAAGTCAGTAGCTCAGCAGCCTGCCACAGCCGGCAGTTTGAACCTCTGGCATCTGGTCAAGCTCAGGTGGTTCTCTCTTGGTGGGACATTGAAATGGACCCTGAGGGGAAGATTAAGTGCAGCATGGCCCCCTTCTGGGCACACTCAGACCCAGAGGAGCTACAG TGGCGGGACCACTGGATGCAGTGTGTGTACTTCCTGCCACAAGAAGAGCCTGTTGTCCAAGGCTCAAGCATCTACCTGGTAGCGCACCATGATGACTATTGTGTATGGTACAGCCTCCAGAGGACCAG CCCTGAAAAGGACAGGAGAGTCTATCCAGCACGCCCCGTGTGTGACTGCCAAGCTCACCTGCTCTGGAACCGGCCTCGGTTTGGAGAGATCAACGATCAGGACAGAACTGATCAATACATCCAGGCTCTGCGGACA GTGCTGAAGCCAGACAGTGTCTGCCTGTGTGTCAGTGACGGCAGTCTGCTCTCCTTGTTGGCCCATCACCTTGGGGCAGAGCAG GTATTTACAGTAGAGAGCTCAGCAGCTTCTCATAGACTGATGAAAAAA TGCCCAGGGAGTCAACACTCACAAGCTGACCTGACTGATTGGTTCCATGATGGTATTTCTTCCCTTGGCCATCGATTGGTTTTGATTTCCTTTCTGAAGGAAACTACCAGAACTACAAGCCTATTGCTAAGTCCTGCTGATACGTCT aTTTTCAAGGCTAATCActtggaagataaaattaatataatagagAAACGGCCTGAATTGTTAACATCTGCAGACTTGGAGGGTAAAAAG ATCTCTCTCCTCCTGGGTGAACCATTCTTCACGACCAGCCTGCTGCCCTGGCACAACCTGTACTTCTGGTATGTGCGGACTGCCGTGGACCAGCATCTGGGGCCTGGTGCTGTGGTGATGCCCCAGACTGCCTCGCTGCACACTGTGGTCGTGGAGTTCAGG GACCTATGGCGGATCCGGAGTCCCTGTGGTGACTGCGAAGGCTTTGACGTACACATCATGGATGACATGATTAAG GCCACTGGCTCTGGTTCTGTCTCTGCCCACTgccacctccccttcccttctcagcgTGCCCTGGACTTCAGGGAGAGCAAGGAGGCCGAACCCCACCCGCTGTGGGAGTACCCATGCCGCTGTCTGTCTGAGCCCCAGCAGATCCTGACCTTTGATTTTCGGCAGCCAGTACCCCCACACCTGATCCATGCTGAGGGCTCCATTGAGCTGAGGAG GCCTGGGAGGAGCCATGGGGCCGTCCTGTGGATGgaataccacctcacgccggatAGCACTGTCAGCACTGGCCTCCTGAAGTCTGCAGAGGACAAGGTAGTGCTGTGCAC GGGGACTGTTGCTGGAACCCCCACTGCAAGCAGGCAGTGTACTTCTTCACCACGGCGGACCCCAGAGCGCCACTGGGTGGCCCTCAGACTGTCAGTTACACCGTGGATTTCCACCCCCACACTGGAGACATCACCATGGATTTCTCACTCTCAGACACCCTGGACGATGGGCAGTGACCCTCACCTGTTGAGAAATAAAGTGGCCtga
- the PRMT7 gene encoding protein arginine N-methyltransferase 7 isoform X10, which yields MKVFCGRANPTTGSVEWLEEDEHYDYHQEIARSSYADMLHDKDRNIKYYQGIRAAVSRVKDRGQKALVLDIGTGTGLLSMMAVTAGADFCYAIEVFKPMADAAVKIVEKNGFSDKIKIINKHSTEVTMGPDGDMPCRANILITELFDTELIGEGALPSYEHAHRHLVQENCEAVPHRATVYAQLVESRRMWSWNKLFPIPVHTSCGEQVIVPPLELERCPGAPSVYDIQLNQVSSADFTVLSDVLPMFSVDFSKQVSSSAACHSRQFEPLASGQAQVVLSWWDIEMDPEGKIKCSMAPFWAHSDPEELQWRDHWMQCVYFLPQEEPVVQGSSIYLVAHHDDYCVWYSLQRTSPEKDRRVYPARPVCDCQAHLLWNRPRFGEINDQDRTDQYIQALRTVLKPDSVCLCVSDGSLLSLLAHHLGAEQVFTVESSAASHRLMKKIFKANHLEDKINIIEKRPELLTSADLEGKKISLLLGEPFFTTSLLPWHNLYFWYVRTAVDQHLGPGAVVMPQTASLHTVVVEFRDLWRIRSPCGDCEGFDVHIMDDMIKRALDFRESKEAEPHPLWEYPCRCLSEPQQILTFDFRQPVPPHLIHAEGSIELRRPGRSHGAVLWMEYHLTPDSTVSTGLLKSAEDKGDCCWNPHCKQAVYFFTTADPRAPLGGPQTVSYTVDFHPHTGDITMDFSLSDTLDDGQ from the exons atcCTCCTATGCTGATATGTTACATGACAAAGACAGA aatataaaatattatcagGGTATCCGGGCTGCTGTGAGCAGGGTGAAGGACAGAGGACAGAAGGCTTTGGTTCTTGACATTGGCACTGGCACGGGACTCTTGTCAATGATGGCGGTCACAGCAGGGGCTGACTTCTGCTATGCCATTGAG GTTTTCAAGCCTATGGCTGATGCTGCTGTAAAGATTGTGGAGAAAAATGGCTTCAGTGATAAGATTAAGATTATTAACAAGCATTCCACTGAGGTGACGATGGGGCCAG ATGGTGACATGCCATGCCGTGCCAATATCCTGATAACGGAGTTGTTTGATACGGAACTGATTGGAGAGGGAGCGCTGCCTTCCTATGAACATGCACACAGGCATCTCGTGCAG GAAAACTGTGAGGCAGTGCCTCACAGAGCAACTGTCTATGCTCAGCTAGTGGAGTCCAGGAGGATGTGGTCGTGGAATAAGCTCTTTCCTATCCCTGTGCATACCAGCTGTGGAGAGCAGGTCATCGTCCCCCCCTTGGAACTGGAGAGGTGCCCTGGTGCACCCTCTGTCTATGACATTCAGCTGAATCAGGTGTCATCCGCTGACTTCACTGTCCTCAGTGATGTGCTGCCTATGTTCAG TGTGGACTTCAGCAAGCAAGTCAGTAGCTCAGCAGCCTGCCACAGCCGGCAGTTTGAACCTCTGGCATCTGGTCAAGCTCAGGTGGTTCTCTCTTGGTGGGACATTGAAATGGACCCTGAGGGGAAGATTAAGTGCAGCATGGCCCCCTTCTGGGCACACTCAGACCCAGAGGAGCTACAG TGGCGGGACCACTGGATGCAGTGTGTGTACTTCCTGCCACAAGAAGAGCCTGTTGTCCAAGGCTCAAGCATCTACCTGGTAGCGCACCATGATGACTATTGTGTATGGTACAGCCTCCAGAGGACCAG CCCTGAAAAGGACAGGAGAGTCTATCCAGCACGCCCCGTGTGTGACTGCCAAGCTCACCTGCTCTGGAACCGGCCTCGGTTTGGAGAGATCAACGATCAGGACAGAACTGATCAATACATCCAGGCTCTGCGGACA GTGCTGAAGCCAGACAGTGTCTGCCTGTGTGTCAGTGACGGCAGTCTGCTCTCCTTGTTGGCCCATCACCTTGGGGCAGAGCAG GTATTTACAGTAGAGAGCTCAGCAGCTTCTCATAGACTGATGAAAAAA aTTTTCAAGGCTAATCActtggaagataaaattaatataatagagAAACGGCCTGAATTGTTAACATCTGCAGACTTGGAGGGTAAAAAG ATCTCTCTCCTCCTGGGTGAACCATTCTTCACGACCAGCCTGCTGCCCTGGCACAACCTGTACTTCTGGTATGTGCGGACTGCCGTGGACCAGCATCTGGGGCCTGGTGCTGTGGTGATGCCCCAGACTGCCTCGCTGCACACTGTGGTCGTGGAGTTCAGG GACCTATGGCGGATCCGGAGTCCCTGTGGTGACTGCGAAGGCTTTGACGTACACATCATGGATGACATGATTAAG cgTGCCCTGGACTTCAGGGAGAGCAAGGAGGCCGAACCCCACCCGCTGTGGGAGTACCCATGCCGCTGTCTGTCTGAGCCCCAGCAGATCCTGACCTTTGATTTTCGGCAGCCAGTACCCCCACACCTGATCCATGCTGAGGGCTCCATTGAGCTGAGGAG GCCTGGGAGGAGCCATGGGGCCGTCCTGTGGATGgaataccacctcacgccggatAGCACTGTCAGCACTGGCCTCCTGAAGTCTGCAGAGGACAAG GGGGACTGTTGCTGGAACCCCCACTGCAAGCAGGCAGTGTACTTCTTCACCACGGCGGACCCCAGAGCGCCACTGGGTGGCCCTCAGACTGTCAGTTACACCGTGGATTTCCACCCCCACACTGGAGACATCACCATGGATTTCTCACTCTCAGACACCCTGGACGATGGGCAGTGA
- the PRMT7 gene encoding protein arginine N-methyltransferase 7 isoform X7 gives MKVFCGRANPTTGSVEWLEEDEHYDYHQEIARSSYADMLHDKDRNIKYYQGIRAAVSRVKDRGQKALVLDIGTGTGLLSMMAVTAGADFCYAIEVFKPMADAAVKIVEKNGFSDKIKIINKHSTEVTMGPDGDMPCRANILITELFDTELIGEGALPSYEHAHRHLVQENCEAVPHRATVYAQLVESRRMWSWNKLFPIPVHTSCGEQVIVPPLELERCPGAPSVYDIQLNQVSSADFTVLSDVLPMFSVDFSKQVSSSAACHSRQFEPLASGQAQVVLSWWDIEMDPEGKIKCSMAPFWAHSDPEELQWRDHWMQCVYFLPQEEPVVQGSSIYLVAHHDDYCVWYSLQRTSPEKDRRVYPARPVCDCQAHLLWNRPRFGEINDQDRTDQYIQALRTVLKPDSVCLCVSDGSLLSLLAHHLGAEQVFTVESSAASHRLMKKIFKANHLEDKINIIEKRPELLTSADLEGKKISLLLGEPFFTTSLLPWHNLYFWYVRTAVDQHLGPGAVVMPQTASLHTVVVEFRDLWRIRSPCGDCEGFDVHIMDDMIKRALDFRESKEAEPHPLWEYPCRCLSEPQQILTFDFRQPVPPHLIHAEGSIELRRPGRSHGAVLWMEYHLTPDSTVSTGLLKSAEDKVVLCTGTVAGTPTASRQCTSSPRRTPERHWVALRLSVTPWISTPTLETSPWISHSQTPWTMGSDPHLLRNKVA, from the exons atcCTCCTATGCTGATATGTTACATGACAAAGACAGA aatataaaatattatcagGGTATCCGGGCTGCTGTGAGCAGGGTGAAGGACAGAGGACAGAAGGCTTTGGTTCTTGACATTGGCACTGGCACGGGACTCTTGTCAATGATGGCGGTCACAGCAGGGGCTGACTTCTGCTATGCCATTGAG GTTTTCAAGCCTATGGCTGATGCTGCTGTAAAGATTGTGGAGAAAAATGGCTTCAGTGATAAGATTAAGATTATTAACAAGCATTCCACTGAGGTGACGATGGGGCCAG ATGGTGACATGCCATGCCGTGCCAATATCCTGATAACGGAGTTGTTTGATACGGAACTGATTGGAGAGGGAGCGCTGCCTTCCTATGAACATGCACACAGGCATCTCGTGCAG GAAAACTGTGAGGCAGTGCCTCACAGAGCAACTGTCTATGCTCAGCTAGTGGAGTCCAGGAGGATGTGGTCGTGGAATAAGCTCTTTCCTATCCCTGTGCATACCAGCTGTGGAGAGCAGGTCATCGTCCCCCCCTTGGAACTGGAGAGGTGCCCTGGTGCACCCTCTGTCTATGACATTCAGCTGAATCAGGTGTCATCCGCTGACTTCACTGTCCTCAGTGATGTGCTGCCTATGTTCAG TGTGGACTTCAGCAAGCAAGTCAGTAGCTCAGCAGCCTGCCACAGCCGGCAGTTTGAACCTCTGGCATCTGGTCAAGCTCAGGTGGTTCTCTCTTGGTGGGACATTGAAATGGACCCTGAGGGGAAGATTAAGTGCAGCATGGCCCCCTTCTGGGCACACTCAGACCCAGAGGAGCTACAG TGGCGGGACCACTGGATGCAGTGTGTGTACTTCCTGCCACAAGAAGAGCCTGTTGTCCAAGGCTCAAGCATCTACCTGGTAGCGCACCATGATGACTATTGTGTATGGTACAGCCTCCAGAGGACCAG CCCTGAAAAGGACAGGAGAGTCTATCCAGCACGCCCCGTGTGTGACTGCCAAGCTCACCTGCTCTGGAACCGGCCTCGGTTTGGAGAGATCAACGATCAGGACAGAACTGATCAATACATCCAGGCTCTGCGGACA GTGCTGAAGCCAGACAGTGTCTGCCTGTGTGTCAGTGACGGCAGTCTGCTCTCCTTGTTGGCCCATCACCTTGGGGCAGAGCAG GTATTTACAGTAGAGAGCTCAGCAGCTTCTCATAGACTGATGAAAAAA aTTTTCAAGGCTAATCActtggaagataaaattaatataatagagAAACGGCCTGAATTGTTAACATCTGCAGACTTGGAGGGTAAAAAG ATCTCTCTCCTCCTGGGTGAACCATTCTTCACGACCAGCCTGCTGCCCTGGCACAACCTGTACTTCTGGTATGTGCGGACTGCCGTGGACCAGCATCTGGGGCCTGGTGCTGTGGTGATGCCCCAGACTGCCTCGCTGCACACTGTGGTCGTGGAGTTCAGG GACCTATGGCGGATCCGGAGTCCCTGTGGTGACTGCGAAGGCTTTGACGTACACATCATGGATGACATGATTAAG cgTGCCCTGGACTTCAGGGAGAGCAAGGAGGCCGAACCCCACCCGCTGTGGGAGTACCCATGCCGCTGTCTGTCTGAGCCCCAGCAGATCCTGACCTTTGATTTTCGGCAGCCAGTACCCCCACACCTGATCCATGCTGAGGGCTCCATTGAGCTGAGGAG GCCTGGGAGGAGCCATGGGGCCGTCCTGTGGATGgaataccacctcacgccggatAGCACTGTCAGCACTGGCCTCCTGAAGTCTGCAGAGGACAAGGTAGTGCTGTGCAC GGGGACTGTTGCTGGAACCCCCACTGCAAGCAGGCAGTGTACTTCTTCACCACGGCGGACCCCAGAGCGCCACTGGGTGGCCCTCAGACTGTCAGTTACACCGTGGATTTCCACCCCCACACTGGAGACATCACCATGGATTTCTCACTCTCAGACACCCTGGACGATGGGCAGTGACCCTCACCTGTTGAGAAATAAAGTGGCCtga